One segment of Streptomyces sp. XD-27 DNA contains the following:
- a CDS encoding bacterial proteasome activator family protein, which translates to MNQPMNERSQESPHVLVVGPDGMALGSAGAGDGSSDDESREVPVTDMVEQPAKVMRIGSMIKQLLEEVRAAPLDEASRVRLKEIHSSSVKELEDGLAPELIEELERLSLPFTDEAVPTEAELRIAQAQLVGWLEGLFHGIQTALFAQQMAARAQLEQMRRALPAGIAGGEDDEHGPHHGGARSGPYL; encoded by the coding sequence ATGAACCAGCCGATGAACGAACGGTCGCAGGAGAGCCCGCACGTCCTGGTCGTCGGCCCGGACGGCATGGCCCTCGGCAGCGCCGGTGCAGGCGACGGCAGCAGTGACGACGAGTCCCGCGAGGTTCCCGTGACGGACATGGTCGAGCAGCCCGCGAAGGTCATGCGGATCGGCAGCATGATCAAGCAGCTGCTGGAGGAGGTCAGGGCGGCGCCTCTCGACGAGGCCAGCCGGGTCCGGCTGAAGGAGATCCACTCCAGTTCGGTCAAGGAACTGGAGGACGGCCTGGCGCCGGAGCTCATCGAGGAGCTGGAGCGGCTCTCGCTGCCCTTCACCGACGAGGCCGTGCCGACCGAGGCGGAGCTGCGGATCGCCCAGGCACAGCTGGTCGGCTGGCTTGAAGGCCTGTTCCACGGGATCCAGACGGCCCTGTTCGCCCAGCAGATGGCGGCCCGCGCGCAGCTGGAGCAGATGCGCCGTGCGCTGCCCGCGGGGATCGCGGGCGGTGAGGACGACGAGCACGGGCCGCACCACGGTGGTGCGCGTTCCGGCCCGTACCTCTGA
- a CDS encoding pyridoxamine 5'-phosphate oxidase family protein: MPTDKHRDPRALDLLRRTRYGRISVSIGALPFVTVARHTVSGADVLLRLHRGHGYHRACDGNVVAYGVDTAGSEGPAGTEGPAGGGPAGLAGGGPAGGDTPSGGHSGHGGPSGTPAADEFWSVQCVGTARAVHPEPDELRRLGPVPRLADDAPYDPVYLRLRPRFVTVHHIAGIAASQAEHSP, from the coding sequence ATGCCCACCGACAAGCACCGCGACCCCCGCGCCCTGGACCTGCTCCGCCGTACCCGCTACGGCCGGATCTCGGTGAGCATCGGCGCACTCCCCTTCGTGACCGTGGCCCGGCACACCGTCAGCGGCGCCGACGTCCTGCTGCGCCTGCACCGCGGCCACGGCTACCACCGGGCGTGCGACGGGAATGTCGTCGCCTACGGGGTCGACACCGCGGGCAGCGAAGGCCCGGCGGGCACCGAGGGCCCCGCGGGCGGCGGCCCCGCGGGCTTGGCCGGCGGCGGCCCCGCGGGCGGCGACACCCCCTCGGGCGGCCATAGCGGCCATGGTGGCCCCTCCGGCACGCCGGCGGCCGACGAGTTCTGGTCCGTGCAGTGCGTCGGCACCGCCCGCGCCGTACACCCGGAACCCGATGAGCTCAGGCGCCTGGGGCCGGTCCCCCGGCTCGCCGACGACGCCCCGTACGACCCGGTGTATCTGCGTCTGCGACCACGGTTCGTAACCGTCCATCACATCGCAGGTATCGCCGCGTCGCAAGCTGAGCACTCTCCGTGA
- the pdhA gene encoding pyruvate dehydrogenase (acetyl-transferring) E1 component subunit alpha, with amino-acid sequence MTVDSTAARKPRRSSTKRSSAKQRPADEPQLVQLLTPEGKRVEHPDYSIDLTPEELRGLYRDMVLTRRFDAEATTLQRQGELGLWASLLGQEAAQIGSGRALRDDDYVFPTYREHGVAWCRDVDPTNLLGMFRGVNHGGWDPNSNNFHLYTIVIGSQTLHATGYAMGVAKDGADSAVIAYFGDGASSQGDVNEAFTFAAVYNAPVVFFCQNNQWAISEPTEKQTRVPLYQRAAGFGFPGVRVDGNDVLACLAVTRDALERARTGQGPTLVEAFTYRMGAHTTSDDPTRYRSSEEQELWEARDPILRLRTYLTAEGLADEAFFTELEAESDALAKRVRDAVRAMPDPEKMSLFDHIYADGHALVDEERAEFAAYQASFVTDSASEEGN; translated from the coding sequence GTGACCGTGGACAGCACTGCCGCGCGCAAGCCACGCCGCAGCAGCACCAAGCGCAGCAGCGCTAAGCAACGCCCGGCGGATGAGCCTCAGCTCGTGCAACTGCTGACGCCGGAGGGCAAGCGGGTCGAGCACCCGGACTACTCCATCGACCTGACCCCCGAAGAACTGCGCGGCCTGTACCGGGACATGGTGCTGACCCGCCGCTTCGACGCCGAGGCCACGACGCTCCAGCGCCAGGGCGAGCTGGGCCTGTGGGCCTCGCTGCTGGGCCAGGAGGCCGCCCAGATCGGCTCCGGCCGGGCCCTGCGCGACGACGACTACGTCTTTCCGACCTACCGCGAGCACGGGGTCGCCTGGTGCCGCGACGTCGACCCGACCAATCTGCTGGGCATGTTCCGCGGCGTGAACCACGGCGGGTGGGACCCGAACTCCAACAATTTCCACCTGTACACGATCGTCATCGGGTCGCAGACGCTGCACGCCACCGGATACGCGATGGGCGTGGCCAAGGACGGCGCGGATTCCGCGGTCATCGCCTATTTCGGTGACGGCGCCTCCAGCCAGGGCGACGTCAACGAGGCGTTCACCTTCGCCGCCGTCTACAACGCGCCGGTCGTCTTCTTCTGCCAGAACAACCAGTGGGCCATCTCCGAGCCGACCGAGAAGCAGACCCGGGTGCCGCTCTACCAGCGCGCCGCGGGCTTCGGCTTCCCGGGCGTGCGGGTGGACGGCAACGACGTCCTCGCCTGCCTGGCCGTCACCCGGGACGCGCTGGAGCGGGCCCGCACCGGCCAGGGCCCGACCCTGGTGGAGGCGTTCACGTACCGCATGGGCGCGCACACCACCTCCGACGACCCCACGCGCTACCGCAGCTCCGAGGAGCAGGAGCTGTGGGAGGCGCGCGACCCGATCCTGCGGCTGCGCACCTACCTCACCGCCGAGGGCCTCGCCGACGAGGCGTTCTTCACCGAGCTGGAGGCGGAGAGCGACGCGCTCGCCAAGCGGGTGCGCGACGCGGTGCGGGCGATGCCTGATCCCGAGAAGATGTCGCTCTTCGACCACATCTACGCGGACGGCCACGCGCTGGTCGACGAGGAGCGCGCCGAGTTCGCCGCGTACCAGGCGTCGTTCGTGACCGATTCCGCGTCCGAGGAGGGCAACTGA
- a CDS encoding phosphotransferase, with protein MPRSPVPLAETSPPDGTTLHTLLRRYDIPGEPLSCEPLAQGLLNRGYRLATTRGRYFLKHHLDGDRAAIARQHRVTLRLDALGLPVAPPVADTDGRTVTVIDGRCWALHPWIDGQHRDGGELTRIQSARLGALLGLVHTCLEEVIDPRTPAPRAPHAPDEAGADPAHTFALIDRLLALARARRGHDAFDELAVHRLVERRELLERHAHRRPAAAAVPATGWVHGDFHPLNLLYRDAEPAAIVDWDRLGVQPRAEEAVRAAAIFFVRPGGTLELAKVRAYARAYRRTTGAGPAELAAAAHRVWWERLNDFWMLRWRYQLGDRRADHQFPAAAALAVWWTREYDAVREAFAN; from the coding sequence GTGCCGCGCTCACCTGTCCCCCTCGCCGAGACCTCCCCTCCCGACGGGACGACACTGCACACGCTGCTGCGGCGCTACGACATCCCCGGCGAGCCGCTCTCGTGCGAGCCGCTCGCCCAGGGCCTGCTCAACCGCGGCTACCGGCTCGCCACCACCCGCGGCCGCTACTTCCTCAAGCACCACCTCGACGGCGACCGGGCCGCCATCGCCCGCCAGCACCGGGTGACGCTGCGGCTGGACGCCCTCGGGCTGCCGGTCGCGCCGCCCGTCGCCGACACGGACGGCCGCACGGTCACCGTCATCGACGGCCGCTGCTGGGCGCTGCACCCGTGGATCGACGGACAGCACCGCGACGGCGGCGAACTGACGCGGATTCAGTCCGCGCGGCTGGGCGCCCTGCTGGGGCTGGTGCACACCTGCCTGGAGGAGGTCATCGACCCACGAACGCCCGCGCCCCGGGCGCCGCACGCCCCGGACGAGGCCGGCGCCGACCCCGCGCACACCTTCGCCCTCATCGACCGGCTGCTGGCACTCGCCCGCGCCCGCCGCGGCCATGACGCGTTCGACGAGCTGGCCGTGCACCGGCTGGTGGAGCGGCGGGAGTTGCTGGAACGACACGCGCACCGCCGCCCGGCGGCCGCCGCCGTCCCCGCCACCGGCTGGGTCCACGGCGACTTCCACCCCTTGAACCTGCTCTACCGGGATGCGGAACCCGCCGCGATCGTGGACTGGGACCGGCTGGGGGTGCAGCCGCGCGCGGAGGAGGCGGTACGGGCCGCCGCCATCTTCTTCGTCCGGCCCGGCGGCACGCTGGAGCTGGCCAAGGTGCGCGCCTACGCGCGCGCGTACCGCCGCACCACGGGCGCCGGACCCGCCGAACTGGCCGCCGCCGCCCACCGGGTGTGGTGGGAACGGCTCAACGACTTCTGGATGCTGCGCTGGCGCTACCAGCTGGGGGACCGGCGGGCGGACCACCAGTTCCCGGCGGCCGCGGCGCTCGCGGTGTGGTGGACGCGGGAGTACGACGCCGTCCGCGAGGCATTCGCGAACTGA
- a CDS encoding alpha-ketoacid dehydrogenase subunit beta, with protein MATQKMSLSKAINASLRTALENDPKVLIMGEDVGKLGGVFRVTDGLQKDFGEDRVIDTPLAESGIVGTAIGLALRGYRPVVEIQFDGFVFPAYDQIVTQLAKMHARSLGKVKMPVVIRIPYGGGIGAVEHHSESPEALFAHVAGLKIVSPANASDAYWMMQQAIASDDPVIYFEPKRRYHDKSELDTSAIPGPLHVARVVREGTDLTLAGYGPMVKVCMDAAAVAAEEGKSVEVVDLRSMSPIDFDTVQRSVEKTGRLVVVHEAPVFMGMGSELAARITERCFYHLEAPVLRVGGFHAPYPPSRLEDEYLPGLDRVLDAVDRALAY; from the coding sequence ATGGCCACCCAGAAGATGTCGCTCTCCAAGGCGATCAACGCGTCCCTGCGCACCGCGCTGGAGAACGACCCCAAGGTCCTGATCATGGGCGAGGACGTCGGCAAGCTCGGCGGCGTCTTCCGCGTCACCGACGGCCTCCAGAAGGACTTCGGCGAGGACCGGGTCATCGACACCCCGCTCGCCGAGTCCGGCATCGTCGGCACCGCGATCGGCCTCGCCCTGCGCGGCTACCGCCCGGTGGTGGAGATCCAGTTCGACGGCTTCGTCTTCCCCGCGTACGACCAGATCGTCACCCAGCTGGCCAAGATGCACGCCCGTTCGCTGGGCAAGGTCAAGATGCCGGTCGTCATCCGCATCCCCTACGGCGGCGGCATCGGCGCGGTCGAGCACCACAGCGAGTCCCCCGAGGCGCTGTTCGCGCACGTCGCGGGCCTGAAGATCGTCTCCCCGGCGAACGCCTCCGATGCCTACTGGATGATGCAGCAGGCCATCGCCAGCGACGACCCGGTCATCTATTTCGAGCCGAAGCGCCGCTACCACGACAAGTCCGAGCTGGACACCTCCGCCATCCCCGGCCCGCTGCACGTGGCCCGGGTGGTCCGCGAGGGCACCGACCTCACGCTCGCGGGCTACGGGCCGATGGTGAAGGTCTGCATGGACGCCGCCGCGGTCGCCGCCGAGGAGGGCAAGTCGGTCGAGGTCGTCGACCTGCGGTCGATGTCGCCGATCGACTTCGACACCGTCCAGCGGTCGGTGGAGAAGACGGGCAGGCTGGTGGTGGTGCACGAGGCGCCGGTCTTCATGGGCATGGGGTCGGAGCTGGCCGCCCGGATCACCGAGCGGTGCTTCTACCACCTGGAGGCCCCGGTGCTGCGGGTTGGCGGCTTCCACGCCCCGTACCCGCCGTCCCGGTTGGAGGACGAGTACCTTCCGGGACTGGACCGGGTACTCGACGCCGTCGATCGCGCGCTGGCGTACTGA
- a CDS encoding protein kinase — protein MAQTQSAQGPSEPDAGSAVGGSGMPDSPEIWGNGGLVGDGRYRLTHRLGRGGMAEVFAAEDVRLGRTVAVKLLRADLAEDPVSKARFTREAQSVAGLNHHAVVAVYDSGEDTVAHGGSAAGGQHTVPYIVMELVQGRTIRDLLINADAPPPEQALIIVSGVLEALAYSHQHGIVHRDIKPANVIITNSGAVKVMDFGIARALHGASSTTMTQTGMVMGTPQYLSPEQALGKAVDHRSDLYATGCLLYELLALRPPFVGETPLSVVYQHVQDVPVPPSEISDGAVPPELDGLVMRALAKDPDDRFQSAEEMRGLVQYALQMLQETGGHTGTWNTGPIPQHLGGSTAAMGLPGTTALPHPGQGGDTSQQPAVPGHYGDDGGYSGYDGYDGYDDGSGRGGGGRRGRGKVVLLVVLAVIAIAAGVAFALDLDGKDKGTGRDEPKQTTTRSSTKEPTKKPTEVPTQTEQPGGTGGSTGGWTPSEQPSYPTSTPSTGPTDDSTVSPSDPPTTPPTGDPSTGEPPTGEPPTGDPSTGEPPTGDPADIGGVSAGGDGGEGS, from the coding sequence ATGGCACAGACCCAGAGCGCCCAAGGGCCCTCCGAACCTGATGCTGGGAGCGCCGTGGGCGGAAGCGGAATGCCTGATTCACCAGAGATCTGGGGCAATGGCGGGTTGGTCGGCGACGGCCGCTACCGCCTGACCCACCGGCTCGGCCGCGGCGGCATGGCCGAGGTCTTCGCCGCCGAGGACGTCCGACTGGGCCGTACGGTCGCGGTGAAGCTACTCCGCGCCGACCTGGCCGAGGACCCGGTCTCCAAGGCCCGGTTCACGCGCGAGGCGCAGTCGGTCGCCGGGCTCAACCACCATGCCGTCGTGGCCGTCTACGACTCGGGCGAGGACACGGTCGCGCACGGCGGCTCCGCCGCGGGCGGCCAGCACACCGTCCCGTACATCGTGATGGAGCTGGTCCAGGGCCGGACCATCCGCGACCTGCTGATCAACGCCGACGCGCCGCCGCCGGAGCAGGCGCTGATCATCGTCTCCGGGGTGCTGGAGGCGCTGGCCTACAGCCACCAGCACGGGATCGTGCACCGCGACATCAAGCCGGCCAACGTGATCATCACCAACAGCGGCGCGGTGAAGGTCATGGACTTCGGTATCGCGCGCGCCCTGCACGGCGCCTCGTCCACCACCATGACCCAGACCGGCATGGTCATGGGCACGCCCCAGTACCTCTCCCCCGAGCAGGCCCTCGGCAAGGCCGTGGACCACCGCTCGGACCTGTACGCCACCGGCTGCCTGCTGTACGAACTGCTGGCGCTGCGCCCGCCGTTCGTCGGCGAGACCCCGCTGTCGGTGGTCTACCAGCACGTCCAGGACGTGCCGGTGCCGCCGTCGGAGATCTCCGACGGCGCGGTGCCGCCGGAGCTGGACGGACTGGTGATGCGCGCGCTCGCCAAGGACCCGGACGACCGGTTCCAGAGCGCGGAGGAGATGCGCGGCCTGGTGCAGTACGCGCTGCAGATGCTCCAGGAGACCGGTGGCCACACCGGTACGTGGAACACCGGGCCGATCCCCCAGCACCTGGGCGGCTCCACCGCGGCGATGGGCCTGCCCGGCACCACCGCCCTGCCCCACCCCGGTCAGGGCGGGGACACCTCGCAGCAGCCGGCCGTGCCCGGCCACTACGGGGACGACGGCGGCTACAGCGGCTACGACGGCTATGACGGGTACGACGACGGGTCCGGGCGCGGCGGGGGCGGCCGCCGCGGTCGTGGGAAGGTCGTGCTGCTGGTCGTGCTGGCGGTGATCGCCATCGCGGCGGGCGTCGCGTTCGCGCTGGACCTCGACGGCAAGGACAAGGGCACCGGCAGGGACGAGCCGAAGCAGACCACGACGCGCAGCAGCACCAAGGAGCCGACGAAGAAGCCGACCGAGGTGCCGACGCAGACCGAGCAGCCGGGCGGTACGGGCGGCAGCACGGGCGGCTGGACGCCGAGCGAGCAGCCGAGCTACCCGACGTCCACCCCGAGCACGGGTCCGACGGACGACTCGACGGTCTCGCCGAGCGATCCGCCGACCACTCCGCCTACGGGCGACCCGTCAACTGGTGAGCCGCCGACCGGTGAGCCGCCTACGGGCGACCCGTCGACTGGTGAGCCGCCGACCGGCGACCCCGCGGACATCGGCGGGGTGTCGGCCGGCGGCGACGGCGGAGAGGGCTCCTGA
- a CDS encoding response regulator transcription factor — MPEEGKITVFLLDDHEVVRRGVHDLLAAEPGIEVVGEAGTAAEALTRIPAVRPDVAVLDVRMPDGSGVEVCREVRSRDEAIRCLMLTSFADDEALFDAIMAGASGYVLKAIRGSELLAAIRDVAAGRSLLDPVATARVLERLREGSGPRTDDRLADLTEQERRILDLIGEGLTNRAIGERLHLAEKTIKNYVSSLLSKLGMQRRSQAAAYVARLQASGPGTQD, encoded by the coding sequence GTGCCCGAAGAAGGAAAAATCACGGTATTTCTCCTTGACGACCACGAAGTCGTCCGGCGTGGCGTGCACGATCTTCTCGCCGCGGAGCCGGGAATCGAGGTGGTCGGCGAGGCGGGGACGGCCGCGGAGGCGCTCACCCGGATTCCGGCCGTACGCCCCGATGTCGCCGTTCTCGATGTCCGCATGCCGGACGGCAGCGGCGTCGAGGTGTGCCGTGAGGTCCGGTCGCGGGACGAGGCCATCCGGTGCCTGATGCTCACGTCCTTCGCCGACGACGAGGCACTGTTCGACGCGATCATGGCGGGCGCGTCGGGTTACGTCCTCAAGGCGATCCGCGGCAGCGAGCTGCTGGCCGCGATCCGGGACGTGGCGGCGGGCCGGTCGCTGCTGGACCCGGTGGCCACGGCGCGGGTACTGGAGCGGCTCCGGGAGGGCTCGGGGCCCCGGACCGACGACCGGCTGGCGGACCTCACCGAGCAGGAGCGCCGGATCCTCGACCTCATCGGGGAGGGGCTCACCAACCGGGCGATCGGCGAGCGGCTGCACCTCGCGGAGAAGACGATCAAGAACTACGTCTCCAGCCTGCTGTCCAAACTCGGCATGCAGCGGCGCTCGCAGGCGGCGGCGTACGTGGCCCGACTCCAGGCGTCCGGACCGGGCACGCAGGACTGA